A window from Thalassophryne amazonica chromosome 15, fThaAma1.1, whole genome shotgun sequence encodes these proteins:
- the palb2 gene encoding partner and localizer of BRCA2 isoform X1, translating into MGRVSIMEKKVGEDVDSDDLLKTSLHCDDKDKLRRKLALLQKEYLRTARRLKRAERLEAVRKHVRNRITEQNHQNQGCSGGTSNPLLQTSSSSRAAAETTAAFSECQGLSGDPAGEFRRTQTIKFLLPSDAACTPPPDASLDPAGNHKASPALRLRSRSSRLRWEKRTAEASRSTDNSEDGLEQSGRTEGVRSEGEEGKVKSEGAEVIKESEEITTALECESPSVLLPHWNTCGGAGETEAQEKQGGQQHQEQTEKRDSVSASSPLMQWSPAVNTEGRQIHEESRQEKPVQQQRGDMEQTQDSTLKIKDDKDTAGKNLMDSCTVVEGLLYPAEYYIRTTRRMTSAQSQPNVQAIVLSQFSQGRGRRRGRGRGFNTNRCSDQHTQTDSSLLSEPASSGSRVHFDVQALDKSAVYENQTPEQTNTEARLVSTLGTCRPVRSSSRRRRRGRGRGTCLAARHSSGLETPPLCSKQTSDDSQPLSGSVDPSVSSSGAEGLKTEVAAPVPDDPQPLSPRATDAQSSSGVNGTPSSTTSCHLKNIHPIFSQRSCQTTRSMQMERTDWRLVRLPSSSPAENSLLPSSLFDRLVNFDIQQDFHLPDDQFASLKLHKLRQVAVELELFTSPSYNTRSSSAVTPLPFTLSLTPTVQSLPPTTGESLNQQSSLALSQTSPGSMVAPQSVHQSAEEHLSDGDTTEAAEENRDENICTNCQTLTRSSLWVSAVPECVDNSVDQCEEPNPQSSHIDDSLDVCVVPQPDLNCTVQLDQPFAEQLKESVVHSDKLQIKPASDISEQQTDCLVEDQQPTHHQTEDGTLMEDLSYLNCPPEENTADSNSCCTTNCAALKTSNDSEADAEKSAIDSKCLTEEHCETSTDPPEEELTESKNEDKCSPHRNVHSELLLSPSITPHTISSAVPSSPPLPSLGLTPNSVTTGQVLTSPSLHKPSTPPAQSPCPSLTSALPRLPPVSFPDPIQGFLELPAPCPTVTAVQETCTNERQCVEREAGIGHVVTTEETAKEDIRPTHTLKAPAGGSLVDACCLLGSSGALYVAAAGKWAVCIWSQTSPSDWSLMHTWTFSKPVINVFSVPDAVDLMYVTLGQLEIREVRILSCSTLSDVLLCEGVVQAVVGVPKSRVVSSSHSATGSVLQVFTLSDSRCVHSSQLLVSPGVCVRALAPVERLSDALIGTDEAGHVFVWNLRSGQLLRRMVLGEGLLHSACLRGYSCSGVLFVLLQHHFLSSLEDKHDTEGKEESLSQEERQQEKKTALFSLIAMNPLNGKSVLATRLYPHKSWTGRLCEADVSGSAVVGLSQTGCVCVWDVSKHGGVRMVKPTDRDGWLLARWGERDTLVTGHHSGNVTLHYCTELRASALLTNTLV; encoded by the exons ATG GGCCGAGTGAGCATTATGGAGAAAAAAGTTGGAGaagatgtggattctgatgatctGCTGAAGACTTCGTTGCACTGTGACGACAAGGATAAG CTTCGTAGAAAGTTGGCATTGTTACAGAAGGAATACCTGAGGACAGCCCGAAGACTGAAG CGTGCAGAGCGGTTGGAGGCAGTGAGGAAACATGTTCGGAACAGAATCACGGAGCAGAACCACCAGAATCAGGGATGCTCAGGCGGCACATCTAACCCTCTTCTCCAAACATCCTCATCTTCACGAGCTGCCGCTGAGACTACCGCAGCCTTTTCTGAGTGCCAGGGCCTCAGTGGAG ATCCAGCTGGTGAATTCAGGAGGACTCAAACAATCAAGTTTCTTCTCCCCTCTGATGCAGCGTGCACGCCGCCCCCCGATGCCAGCCTCGATCCAGCTGGAAACCACAAAGCCAGTCCTGCCCTGCGGCTCAGGTCTCGAAGCAGCCGCTTGCGTTGGGAAAAGAGAACCGCTGAAGCTAGCAGGAGCACAGACAACAGTGAGGATGGACTTGAGCAGAGCGGGAGGACAGAGGGTGTGAGAAGTGAGGGAGAGGAAGGCAAAGTCAAGTCAGAGGGAGCAGAGGTCATCAAGGAAAGTGAAGAGATTACGACTGCTTTGGAGTGTGAGTCCCCTTCTGTGCTGCTTCCACACTGGAACACCTGTGGAGGAGCAGGAGAAACGGAAGCACAGGAAAAACAAGGAGGTCAACAACATCAGGAGCAGACTGAGAAAAGAGATTCAGTCTCAGCCTCTTCACCTCTGATGCAGTGGAGCCCTGCTGTGAACACTGAAGGTAGACAGATACATGAAGAAAGCCGGCAGGAAAAACCTGTGCAACAACAAAGAGGGGACATGGAGCAAACTCAGGATAgcactttaaaaataaaagatgacaaaGACACCGCAGGAAAGAATCTCATGGACTCCTGTACTGTAGTTGAAGGACTACTTTATCCAGCGGAATACTACATCCGGACCACAAGGCGGATGACATCTGCACAGAGCCAGCCTAACGTGCAGGCCATCGTACTGTCCCAGTTCAGCCAGGGTCGAGGTCGTAGGAGAGGCCGCGGGAGAGGCTTCAACACCAACAGGTGTTCAGATCAGCACACTCAGACAGACTCCTCCCTTCTGAGTGAGCCCGCATCATCAGGTTCTCGCGTCCACTTCGATGTTCAGGCTCTTGACAAGTCTGCTGTGTACGAAAATCAGACACCTGAGCAGACCAACACTGAGGCACGTTTGGTTTCTACATTAGGCACTTGTCGCCCAGTGAGGAgtagcagcaggaggaggagaagaggtcGAGGCAGAGGGACGTGTCTTGCCGCACGGCACTCCTCTGGTTTAGAAACTCCTCCTCTTTGCAGTAAACAAACATCAGATGATTCCCAGCCACTCAGCGGCAGTGTCGATCCGTCTGTGTCTTCATCTGGAGCTGAGGGGCTAAAGACTGAAGTTGCTGCTCCAGTGCCTGATGATCCCCAACCTCTGTCTCCTCGTGCCACAGATGCCCAGAGTTCCTCTGGAGTTAATGGGACACCATCAAGCACCACATCTTGCCATCTGAAGAACATCCATCCCATCTTTTCACAGAGGAGCTGCCAGACTACAAGATCCATGCAAATGGAGAGAA CAGACTGGCGGCTGGTCCGCTTGCCTTCCTCTTCACCAGCCGAGAACTCTCTGCTTCCTTCCTCACTGTTTGACAGACTGGTCAACTTTGACATCCAGCAAGATTTCCATCTCCCTGATGACCAGTTTGCCTCCCTGAAGCTGCACAAGCTCCGACAAGTCGCCGTGGAATTGGAGCTCTTCACATCTCCATCTTACAATACACGCAGCAGCAGC GCAGTGACGCCTCTGCCCTTCACACTCAGTCTCACACCGACAGTGCAAAGTTTGCCACCTACAACTGGAGAATCTTTAAACCAGCAGTCCTCGCTTGCATTGTCTCAGACATCTCCAGGATCCATGGTTGCTCCTCAATCAGTGCATCAGTCCGCAGAAGAACACCTGtctgatggagacaccacagAAGCTGCTGAAGAGAACCGGGATGAAAACATCTGCACAAATTGCCAGACGCTCACCCGCTCATCACTGTGGGTTTCGGCGGTTCCTGAGTGTGTTGACAACTCTGTAGATCAGTGTGAAGAGCCGAATCCTCAGAGTAGCCACATAGACGACTCATTAGATGTCTGTGTCGTTCCACAGCCTGATCTCAACTGTACAGTCCAACTTGACCAACCATTTGCAGAACAGCTGAAAGAGTCCGTCGTGCATTCGGACAAACTTCAAATAAAACCTGCTTCAGATATCTCTGAGCAACAGACAGATTGTCTTGTGGAGGATCAGCAGCCTACACATCACCAAACAGAAGACGGGACACTCATGGAGGATCTGTCATACTTGAATTGTCCTCCAGAAGAAAACACTGCAGACTCTAACAGTTGTTGCACAACCAACTGCGCTGCTTTGAAAACATCTAATGACTCTGAAGCTGATGCAGAAAAATCAGCTATTGATTCAAAGTGTTTGACTGAAGAACATTGTGAAACCAGCACAGATCCTCCAGAGGAGGAGTTGACTGAAAGTAAAAATGAGGATAAGTGTTCACCTCACCGTAATGTTCACTCTGAGCTCCTGCTGAGCCCCTCCATAACACCACACACAATCTCATCCGCTGTCCCTTCCAGCCCCCCACTGCCATCTCTTGGACTGACACCAAACTCCGTCACAACCGGCCAAGTTCTAACCTCACCATCTCTTCATAAACCCTCCACTCCTCCGGCTCAATCTCCCTGTCCATCCCTCACTTCCGCCCTTCCGCGTCTTCCTCCTGTGTCTTTTCCTGATCCAATCCAGGGTTTTTTGGAGCTTCCAGCTCCCTGCCCAACTGTCACCGCTGTCCAGGAGACTTGTACAAACGAGCGTCAATGTGTTGAGAGAGAGGCTGGGATTGGACATGTGGTGACAACAGAAGAGACGGCAAAGGAGGACATTAGACCCACACATACATTAAAG GCCCCAGCAGGAGGCTCTCTGGTGGATGCCTGCTGTCTGCTTGGATCTTCAGGTGCTTTGTACGTTGCAGCAGCAGGAAAGTGGGCGGTGTGCATCTGGAGCCAAACATCACCATCCGATTGGAGCTTAATGCACACCTGGACCTTCAGTAAG CCTGTCATCAATGTGTTTTCTGTCCCGGATGCTGTTGATCTGATGTATGTGACTCTAGGACAGCTGGAGATCAGAGAGGTGAG GATACTATCATGCTCCACCCTCTCTGATGTACTGCTGTGTGAGGGCGTGGTCCAGGCTGTTGTGGGTGTGCCCAAGTCAAGAGTGGTTAGCTCCTCCCACTCAGCAACGGGATCCGTGCTGCAGGTGTTCACGCTGTCGGACAGCAGGTG CGTGCACAGCTCTCAGCTGCTCGTGTCTCCTGGCGTTTGTGTCCGGGCCCTCGCTCCAGTCGAGAGGCTTTCAGATGCTCTGATCGGGACCGATGAGGCAGGACACGTCTTTGTTTG GAATTTAAGGAGTGGACAGCTGCTGCGAAGGATGGTCCTCGGAGAGGGTTTGCTGCACTCGGCCTGCCTCCGAGGTTACTCCTGCAGT GGGGTGTTGTTTGTCCTTCTGCAGCATCACTTCCTCAGCTCCCTGGAGGACAAACATGACACCGAAGGAAAAGAAGAAAGCCTTTCCCAGGAGGAACGGCAGCAGGAAAAGAAGACGGCCCTGTTCTCCTTGATCGCCATGAACCCTCTGAATGGGAAGTCTGTGCTGGCCACTCGTCTGTACCCACACAAATCCTGGACGGGAAG GCTGTGCGAAGCCGATGTTTCCGGCTCGGCAGTGGTCGGCTTGAGCCAGACcggctgcgtgtgtgtgtgggacgTCAGCAAGCACGGCGGTGTGAGGATGGTGAAGCCGACCGACAGAGACGGCTGGCTGCTGGCTCGCTGGGGGGAGCGGGACACACTAGTgacgggtcaccacagcggaaacGTTACTTTGCACTACTGCACTGAGTTACGTGCCTCTGCTCTGCTAACAAACACGTTAGTCTGA